The following are from one region of the Streptomyces tuirus genome:
- a CDS encoding SRPBCC family protein: MSQVEESIEVRVPVRTAYNQWTQFESFPEFMDGVERIEQRTDTLTHWVTKVGGQAREFDAEITEQVPDERVAWTTVGGEARQAGVVTFHRIQDDTTKVMLQMDFDPSGVAETVGDKLGFVKRQVSGDLARFKEFMEARGAETGAWRGTV; this comes from the coding sequence TTGTCGCAGGTAGAGGAATCCATCGAGGTCCGCGTGCCGGTGCGCACCGCGTACAACCAGTGGACGCAGTTCGAGTCGTTCCCCGAGTTCATGGACGGTGTCGAGCGCATCGAGCAGCGCACCGACACCCTCACGCACTGGGTGACGAAAGTCGGCGGCCAGGCGCGGGAGTTCGACGCGGAGATCACCGAGCAGGTCCCGGACGAGCGCGTCGCCTGGACCACCGTGGGCGGCGAGGCGCGGCAGGCCGGTGTGGTGACGTTCCACCGGATCCAGGACGACACGACGAAGGTCATGCTGCAGATGGACTTCGACCCCAGTGGTGTGGCCGAGACCGTCGGCGACAAGCTCGGGTTCGTGAAGCGGCAGGTCTCCGGTGACCTGGCCCGGTTCAAGGAGTTCATGGAGGCCCGCGGAGCGGAGACGGGCGCCTGGCGCGGCACGGTCTGA
- a CDS encoding phage holin family protein has translation MADTHRTAPAAPRSGNAPAAGDEPVGELVQRATEQLTDLVRGEMRLARAEMTEKGKRFGKGGGLFGGAGVLGFVTLQALVATVIAALAVPLPVWAAALIVTGVLAVATGLTALAGRKQVRSATPPAPQQTIDSVKADVAEIKESAQR, from the coding sequence ATGGCGGACACGCACCGCACGGCCCCCGCCGCTCCCCGCTCGGGGAACGCGCCGGCGGCCGGGGACGAGCCGGTGGGTGAGCTGGTGCAACGGGCCACCGAGCAACTGACCGACCTGGTGCGCGGTGAGATGCGGCTCGCCCGGGCGGAGATGACCGAGAAGGGCAAGCGCTTCGGCAAGGGCGGCGGCCTGTTCGGCGGAGCCGGCGTACTCGGCTTCGTCACCCTCCAGGCTCTGGTCGCCACGGTGATCGCCGCCCTGGCCGTACCGCTGCCGGTGTGGGCGGCGGCGCTGATCGTCACGGGCGTACTGGCCGTCGCCACGGGCCTCACGGCGCTGGCCGGCCGCAAGCAGGTGCGCAGCGCCACCCCGCCCGCCCCGCAGCAAACCATCGACAGCGTGAAGGCCGACGTGGCCGAGATCAAGGAGAGTGCACAGCGATGA
- a CDS encoding DUF3618 domain-containing protein, which produces MTQPPHDEPTARSQEELREQVEQTRHELGDTVQALADRADVKARAREKAVAVKEQAGAKAQEWSGQARAKAAHVAHTVEEKLPEPVKQKGAAAAQGAKEKAAQAEQVWQDKAPQQVRDHRAALLAGAGAVLVACLLIRRRGNR; this is translated from the coding sequence ATGACCCAGCCCCCGCACGACGAGCCGACCGCCCGCAGCCAGGAGGAACTGCGCGAGCAGGTCGAGCAGACCCGCCACGAACTCGGCGACACCGTCCAGGCCCTGGCGGACCGGGCCGACGTCAAGGCCCGCGCCCGGGAGAAGGCTGTCGCGGTCAAGGAGCAGGCCGGGGCCAAGGCCCAGGAATGGAGCGGGCAGGCCAGGGCCAAGGCCGCGCACGTCGCCCACACCGTGGAGGAGAAGCTGCCCGAGCCGGTGAAGCAGAAGGGCGCCGCCGCCGCTCAGGGGGCGAAGGAGAAGGCCGCACAGGCCGAGCAGGTCTGGCAGGACAAGGCTCCGCAGCAGGTGCGCGACCACCGGGCCGCGCTACTGGCGGGCGCGGGCGCCGTCCTCGTGGCCTGCCTGCTGATCCGCCGCCGCGGCAACCGCTGA
- a CDS encoding flavodoxin family protein, with protein sequence MATLLIVHHTPSPNCQALFEAVVSGATDPDIEDVRVVRVPALSATASDVLAADGFLLGTPANLGYMSGALKHFFDQVYYPCLDATRGRPFGYWVHGGNDVTGAVRGIESVTTGLGWRRTAEAVTVTGEPDKGDLERCWELGATVAAGLMG encoded by the coding sequence GTGGCCACCTTGCTGATCGTTCATCACACGCCCTCGCCGAACTGCCAGGCGCTGTTCGAAGCCGTCGTCTCCGGGGCGACGGACCCCGACATCGAGGACGTCCGGGTCGTCCGCGTGCCCGCGCTGTCCGCCACCGCCTCGGACGTCCTCGCCGCCGACGGCTTCCTCCTCGGCACTCCCGCGAACCTCGGCTACATGTCCGGCGCCCTCAAGCACTTCTTCGACCAGGTCTACTACCCGTGCCTGGACGCCACCCGCGGCCGCCCCTTCGGCTACTGGGTGCACGGCGGCAACGACGTCACCGGCGCGGTCCGCGGGATCGAGTCGGTCACCACGGGCCTGGGCTGGCGCCGCACCGCCGAGGCCGTCACCGTGACCGGCGAGCCGGACAAGGGCGACCTCGAGCGGTGCTGGGAGCTGGGCGCGACGGTGGCCGCCGGCCTCATGGGCTGA
- a CDS encoding YihY/virulence factor BrkB family protein has product MVKLHIPGRKEHDEAETPPPQSPRPGPGADGRESPEAERRDAPAPASEEPGPDAEVERAAPDSPTEMPRKSWVAVLKGSLREFKDDELTDRAAALTYYGVLAMFPALLVLVSMLGLTGRSTTDKVTENVRELVPGSAGDIITRAVDQLQGSAGIGSLMAVVGLVLAVWSASGYVGAFIRSANAVYDMPEGRPVWKLLPMRVGVTVVLLLMAVISALIVVFSGRLAQQAGDALGIGDTALTVWSIAKWPVLVLLVVTMIAILYWAAPNAKVKGFRWITPGSFLALLIWMVASGGFAVYVANFASYNKTYGTMAGVIVFLVWLWITNLAILLGLEFDAETVRQRAIAGGHPPEAEPYTQPRDTQAWDEQDRRRLEET; this is encoded by the coding sequence ATGGTGAAGCTGCATATTCCGGGACGTAAAGAGCACGACGAGGCCGAGACCCCACCTCCCCAGAGCCCGCGCCCCGGCCCCGGGGCGGACGGCCGGGAGTCTCCCGAGGCCGAACGCCGCGACGCCCCCGCCCCCGCTTCCGAGGAACCCGGGCCGGACGCCGAGGTGGAGCGTGCGGCGCCGGACTCGCCGACCGAGATGCCCCGGAAGTCGTGGGTCGCGGTCCTGAAGGGGAGCCTGCGGGAGTTCAAGGACGACGAACTGACCGACCGGGCGGCCGCGCTGACGTACTACGGCGTGCTGGCGATGTTCCCGGCGCTGCTGGTGCTGGTGTCGATGCTGGGCCTGACCGGCCGGTCGACCACGGACAAGGTCACCGAGAACGTCCGCGAGCTCGTGCCCGGCTCGGCGGGCGACATCATCACCCGGGCCGTCGACCAGTTGCAGGGCAGCGCCGGCATCGGCTCGCTGATGGCGGTCGTCGGTCTGGTGCTGGCCGTGTGGTCGGCGTCCGGCTACGTGGGGGCGTTCATCCGCTCCGCCAACGCCGTCTACGACATGCCCGAGGGCCGGCCGGTGTGGAAGCTGCTGCCGATGCGGGTGGGCGTGACGGTCGTGCTGCTGCTGATGGCCGTCATCAGCGCGCTGATCGTGGTGTTCTCGGGCAGGCTGGCGCAGCAGGCCGGAGACGCCCTGGGCATCGGCGACACCGCGCTGACGGTGTGGTCGATCGCCAAGTGGCCCGTCCTGGTCCTGCTGGTCGTGACCATGATCGCGATCCTGTACTGGGCGGCCCCCAACGCCAAGGTGAAGGGGTTCCGCTGGATCACCCCGGGCAGTTTCCTGGCCCTGCTGATCTGGATGGTCGCCTCCGGCGGCTTCGCGGTCTACGTGGCCAACTTCGCCTCGTACAACAAGACCTACGGCACCATGGCCGGTGTCATCGTCTTCCTCGTCTGGCTGTGGATCACCAATCTGGCGATCCTGCTGGGTCTGGAGTTCGACGCGGAGACGGTGCGGCAGCGGGCCATCGCGGGTGGGCATCCGCCCGAGGCCGAGCCGTACACCCAGCCGCGTGACACCCAGGCGTGGGACGAGCAGGACCGGCGCCGGCTGGAAGAGACCTGA
- a CDS encoding GNAT family N-acetyltransferase — protein MTPSPAIRPYRPADRPALDDICIRTAHHGEDSRPHYADPGIFPVTFAAPYAHLEPDLVFVLDDGHGRAVGYILGAADTPRFAEAFRARWLPLVADHYPEPPRPPRTPDEAIAGLLHHPERMVLPELAAHPAHLHIDLLPDWQGRGHGRRLMRTFLGALRDRGVPAVHLSMATANTRARAFYDRMGFAEIDIPEPGEATYLGRTTEELGRL, from the coding sequence ATGACCCCATCGCCCGCCATCCGTCCGTACCGTCCCGCAGACCGTCCCGCCCTCGACGACATCTGCATCCGCACCGCGCACCACGGCGAGGACAGCCGCCCCCACTACGCGGACCCGGGCATCTTCCCGGTGACCTTCGCCGCACCGTACGCGCATCTGGAGCCGGACCTGGTCTTCGTGCTGGACGACGGGCACGGACGGGCGGTCGGCTACATCCTCGGAGCGGCCGACACGCCGCGCTTCGCCGAGGCCTTCCGCGCGAGGTGGCTGCCCCTGGTCGCCGACCACTACCCGGAACCTCCCCGGCCGCCGCGCACCCCGGATGAGGCGATCGCGGGCCTGCTGCACCACCCCGAACGGATGGTGCTGCCCGAACTGGCCGCCCATCCCGCCCATCTGCACATCGACCTGCTGCCCGACTGGCAGGGCCGCGGTCACGGACGCCGCCTGATGCGGACGTTCCTGGGGGCCCTCCGGGACAGGGGGGTGCCGGCCGTCCACCTCTCCATGGCGACCGCCAACACCCGGGCCAGGGCCTTCTACGACCGGATGGGCTTCGCGGAGATCGACATCCCCGAGCCGGGTGAGGCCACTTACCTCGGACGCACCACGGAGGAACTCGGCCGGCTCTGA
- a CDS encoding DUF1996 domain-containing protein produces the protein MAANVYASATDGGSGGDPAGTRSGTGVAAAGATIDCPDVGSKLTSVPEQARGEVDKELALLDEQIAKAYQQLSESAQQVQQDPGFADNAVVNPLKEKRAATLERIAIAIDRVGDRPEGLEALAACTVEAGNEAPAQGEGQDAGDGQSAEEQGQAGQEQGANGGQAGNGPVAADFADIKSVQPNANDKGGASGGSFATSCGVNENGLFNSDNIIAAPGVTNGAHHFHDYVGNQSNNAFASDQDLAKAETSCDDQGDKSSYYWPVVRLQNGTQEQDAQKPGGGIEGNAGEIVTPKQVTLTFVGNPREKVTAMPRLLRIITGDAKSFVNGPANANASWSCTGFEDRQLKDKYPLCPQGSDVVRTFKFQSCWDGRNIDSANHRTHVAFADAAGNCPSGFRPIPQLVQRIVYDIDAPSLQDGGSTTPLFAVDSFPEQLHKPVTDHGDFINIFDEDLMKEMVDCINDGRKCGAGADGGQDPAPSEEPQEEPTKTPEAPQEEPTKTPEAPQEEPTKTEEAPQEEPTKTPDAPQNGDGGGKPGDNGDDGDDGKGGDAKPPADEPDAEPEPGDASTAPGGARPEVKATASADGGNAAGQGGGSKNGDDEDGLGDSQAVGQATSAAPTPSAPSRTEPQAVGQGGLADTGAQLWPAAAGAVLVIAGFVVLRRVRRSHM, from the coding sequence ATGGCCGCGAACGTCTACGCCTCCGCCACGGACGGAGGTTCGGGCGGTGACCCCGCCGGGACGCGGTCCGGCACGGGGGTTGCGGCCGCGGGCGCGACGATCGACTGCCCGGACGTCGGCAGCAAACTGACCTCCGTCCCCGAGCAGGCGCGAGGGGAGGTCGACAAGGAACTCGCCCTCCTCGACGAGCAGATAGCCAAGGCCTATCAGCAGCTGAGCGAATCGGCCCAGCAGGTGCAGCAGGACCCCGGCTTCGCCGACAACGCGGTCGTGAACCCGCTGAAGGAGAAGCGGGCCGCGACCCTCGAGCGCATCGCGATCGCCATCGACCGCGTCGGGGACCGCCCCGAAGGGCTCGAGGCCCTGGCCGCCTGCACCGTCGAGGCCGGCAACGAGGCTCCCGCGCAGGGCGAAGGCCAGGACGCCGGTGACGGACAGTCCGCCGAGGAGCAGGGCCAGGCCGGCCAGGAGCAGGGCGCCAACGGCGGGCAGGCGGGCAACGGCCCCGTCGCCGCCGACTTCGCGGACATCAAGAGCGTCCAGCCCAACGCGAACGACAAGGGCGGCGCGTCCGGCGGTTCCTTCGCCACCAGTTGCGGAGTGAACGAGAACGGCCTGTTCAACTCCGACAACATCATCGCCGCCCCGGGCGTCACCAACGGCGCCCATCACTTCCACGACTACGTCGGCAACCAGTCCAACAACGCCTTCGCCAGCGACCAGGACCTCGCCAAGGCCGAGACCAGCTGCGACGACCAGGGCGACAAGTCGTCCTACTACTGGCCCGTGGTGCGCCTGCAGAACGGTACCCAGGAGCAGGACGCCCAGAAGCCGGGCGGCGGCATCGAGGGCAACGCCGGCGAGATCGTCACGCCGAAGCAGGTCACGCTGACGTTCGTAGGCAACCCGCGCGAGAAGGTCACGGCCATGCCGCGGCTGCTGCGCATCATCACCGGCGACGCCAAGTCGTTCGTCAACGGCCCCGCCAACGCCAACGCCTCGTGGAGCTGCACCGGTTTCGAGGACCGGCAGCTGAAGGACAAGTACCCGCTGTGCCCGCAGGGCAGCGACGTCGTACGGACCTTCAAGTTCCAGAGCTGCTGGGACGGCCGCAACATCGACAGCGCCAACCACCGTACCCACGTGGCGTTCGCGGACGCCGCCGGGAACTGCCCGTCCGGCTTCCGCCCGATCCCGCAGCTGGTCCAGCGCATCGTCTACGACATCGACGCGCCGAGCCTGCAGGACGGCGGCAGTACGACACCGCTGTTCGCCGTCGACTCCTTCCCGGAGCAGCTGCACAAGCCGGTCACCGACCACGGCGACTTCATCAACATCTTCGACGAGGATCTGATGAAGGAGATGGTCGACTGCATCAACGACGGCCGTAAGTGCGGCGCCGGAGCGGACGGCGGGCAGGACCCGGCGCCGAGCGAGGAGCCCCAGGAGGAGCCGACCAAGACTCCCGAGGCCCCGCAGGAGGAGCCGACGAAGACCCCCGAGGCGCCTCAGGAAGAGCCGACGAAGACCGAGGAGGCCCCGCAGGAGGAGCCGACCAAGACGCCTGACGCCCCGCAGAACGGCGACGGCGGCGGCAAGCCCGGTGACAACGGCGACGACGGCGACGACGGCAAGGGCGGGGACGCGAAGCCCCCGGCGGACGAGCCGGACGCCGAGCCGGAGCCCGGCGACGCGTCCACCGCGCCCGGTGGCGCCCGGCCGGAGGTGAAGGCGACGGCCTCCGCCGACGGCGGCAACGCCGCCGGGCAGGGCGGCGGTTCGAAGAACGGCGACGACGAGGACGGCCTCGGCGACTCCCAGGCCGTGGGCCAGGCGACCAGTGCCGCACCGACCCCGTCGGCCCCGTCCCGGACCGAGCCCCAGGCGGTCGGCCAGGGCGGCCTGGCCGACACCGGAGCCCAGCTCTGGCCGGCCGCGGCGGGCGCCGTGCTGGTCATCGCCGGCTTCGTCGTCCTCCGCCGGGTGAGGCGCAGCCACATGTGA
- a CDS encoding sulfite exporter TauE/SafE family protein — protein sequence MTPWEMAAVLAAGTGAGAVNAVVGSGTLITFPVLLATGMPPVTATVSNGLGLIPGSITAVLGYREELRGQRRRVLLLGIGAVLGGLAGAVLLLTLPASAFERIVPVLVGLALVLVACQPWIAKRVRRRREAGQGPVRRDGGPLLFTGLTLASVYGGYFSAAQGIIYISLMGMLLDETLQRLNAVKNVLAAVVNTVAAVVFLFFARFDWTAVLLIAAGSALGGLIGARTGRRFSPAVLRTLIVSVGTVALVHLVLH from the coding sequence GTGACGCCGTGGGAGATGGCCGCCGTGCTCGCCGCCGGCACGGGCGCCGGGGCCGTCAACGCCGTCGTTGGCTCGGGAACGCTGATCACCTTTCCGGTGCTGCTCGCCACCGGCATGCCCCCGGTCACGGCCACGGTGTCCAACGGCCTGGGCCTGATCCCCGGTTCCATCACCGCGGTCCTCGGCTACCGCGAGGAACTGCGCGGCCAGCGCCGGCGCGTCCTGCTGCTCGGCATCGGCGCCGTACTGGGCGGCCTAGCGGGCGCCGTACTGCTGCTGACCCTGCCCGCCTCGGCGTTCGAACGGATCGTGCCGGTCCTGGTGGGCCTCGCCCTCGTGCTCGTGGCGTGCCAGCCCTGGATCGCGAAGAGAGTGCGCCGCCGCCGCGAGGCAGGACAGGGCCCCGTCCGCCGTGACGGCGGCCCCCTGCTGTTCACCGGGCTGACGCTGGCCAGCGTCTACGGCGGCTACTTCTCCGCCGCGCAGGGCATCATCTACATCTCACTGATGGGCATGCTGCTCGACGAGACGCTCCAGCGGCTCAACGCCGTCAAGAACGTGCTGGCCGCCGTGGTCAACACCGTCGCCGCCGTGGTGTTCCTGTTCTTCGCCCGCTTCGACTGGACAGCCGTCCTGCTCATCGCCGCCGGCTCGGCGCTCGGCGGCCTCATCGGAGCCAGAACGGGACGCCGCTTCAGCCCGGCCGTGCTGCGCACGCTGATCGTGTCGGTCGGCACCGTCGCCCTCGTCCACCTGGTGCTCCACTGA
- a CDS encoding MMPL family transporter, giving the protein MPHSRTGEGDTKAVRGGVLRRLGEWCARHFVVVIIAWLVALVALQVMSREFGGEYSDNFSLPQAQAQKGLDVLKAHDPQAGGYSSQIVVHDDQQPLTALSSQMSTTVADLEKLPHVLSAQNPLTAPATPSGQQNVGPLSDDKKTAYITVRFNVQPSTLGDDYLNGVDTAVQPLRSAGAQVEYGGPLGELARPSADDRVSELIGFGVAVIVLLVGFGSVIAAVVPLLSALISVVGGLAILGLLAAAFTFATVSPTLATMIGLGVGIDYALFMLTRHRQNLIDGMDPVRAAGQAASTSGHAVLVSGCTVIIALAGLSASGVSFIALLGVAAAVTVVSAVVGALTLVPALLGLIGRHIDRFHVRKPIAETEAGAGDTPQGTWHRYAQRVERRPLSFLSAGVAVVVVLAIPLFSIQLGHIGDGADPTSFTDRRAYDLMSDAFGPGSNGPLTVVIDQTNVPQSQRSALASKAQQSLDKVQGAAAVTPLTPTQDGDVLIGTVYSTVSPQNAKTTDLTNRLVDDTLPDVVQGTDAKGYVTGTTATQVDFRDIVASQLPVIIAVVVGLAFLIILAVFRGLLVAVKAAVLNVLSIAASYGVVVAVFQWGWGGPALGVHGKVPIESYVPMMMFAIVFGLSMDYEIFLLSRVHEAWIRTGDAKGSVAHALEITARVITCAALIMVSVFAAFLLSDNIVVKMLGLGLAVSVLIDATVVRLLMVPAVMTLLGRHAWWMPRWLDRVVPHIDAEGSKAEARSAS; this is encoded by the coding sequence ATGCCGCACAGCCGCACCGGTGAAGGGGACACGAAAGCCGTGCGCGGGGGTGTGCTGCGGCGGCTGGGCGAATGGTGCGCACGCCACTTCGTCGTCGTCATCATCGCCTGGCTGGTGGCGCTGGTGGCGCTGCAGGTCATGAGCCGTGAGTTCGGTGGGGAGTACTCCGACAACTTCAGCCTGCCCCAGGCGCAGGCCCAGAAGGGCCTGGACGTGCTGAAGGCGCACGATCCCCAGGCCGGCGGCTACAGCAGCCAGATCGTGGTGCACGACGACCAGCAGCCCCTGACGGCGCTGAGCTCCCAGATGTCGACCACGGTCGCCGATCTGGAGAAGCTCCCGCACGTGCTGTCCGCCCAGAACCCGCTGACCGCCCCGGCCACGCCGAGCGGTCAGCAGAACGTGGGGCCGCTGTCGGACGACAAGAAGACGGCCTACATCACCGTCCGTTTCAACGTGCAGCCCTCGACACTCGGCGACGACTACCTCAACGGCGTCGACACCGCCGTGCAGCCGTTGCGGTCGGCCGGAGCGCAGGTCGAGTACGGCGGACCGCTCGGCGAGCTCGCCCGGCCGTCCGCCGACGACCGGGTGAGCGAGCTGATCGGTTTCGGCGTGGCGGTCATCGTGCTGCTGGTCGGGTTCGGAAGCGTGATCGCCGCCGTCGTCCCGCTGCTGAGCGCGCTGATCAGCGTCGTCGGCGGTCTCGCCATCCTCGGGCTGCTGGCGGCGGCCTTCACCTTCGCGACGGTCTCACCGACCCTGGCCACGATGATCGGCCTCGGTGTCGGCATCGACTACGCCCTGTTCATGCTCACGCGGCACCGGCAGAACCTCATCGACGGCATGGACCCGGTGCGGGCCGCGGGTCAGGCCGCGAGCACCAGCGGTCATGCCGTGCTCGTCTCCGGCTGCACGGTGATCATCGCGCTGGCGGGCCTGTCCGCGTCCGGGGTCTCCTTCATCGCCCTGCTCGGTGTCGCCGCCGCCGTCACCGTCGTCTCGGCCGTCGTCGGCGCGCTCACCCTGGTGCCGGCGCTGCTCGGCCTCATCGGCCGGCACATCGACCGCTTCCACGTGCGCAAGCCCATCGCCGAGACCGAAGCCGGCGCGGGTGACACGCCGCAGGGCACCTGGCACCGGTACGCGCAGCGGGTGGAGCGCAGACCGCTGTCGTTCCTGTCGGCGGGTGTGGCCGTGGTCGTGGTCCTCGCGATCCCGTTGTTCTCCATCCAGCTCGGGCACATCGGTGACGGCGCCGACCCGACCTCCTTCACCGACCGACGGGCCTACGATCTGATGTCCGACGCCTTCGGGCCCGGCTCGAACGGCCCGCTGACCGTCGTCATCGACCAGACGAACGTGCCTCAGTCGCAGCGCTCCGCCCTGGCCTCGAAGGCGCAGCAGTCGCTCGACAAGGTGCAGGGCGCCGCCGCCGTCACCCCCCTGACGCCCACGCAGGACGGCGACGTCCTGATCGGCACGGTCTACTCGACCGTGTCCCCGCAGAACGCCAAGACCACGGACCTGACGAACCGTCTCGTCGACGACACACTGCCGGACGTCGTCCAGGGCACGGACGCCAAGGGGTACGTCACCGGTACGACGGCGACACAGGTCGACTTCCGTGACATCGTCGCCTCCCAGCTGCCCGTGATCATCGCCGTCGTGGTGGGTCTGGCGTTCCTGATCATCCTGGCCGTGTTCCGCGGGCTGCTCGTCGCCGTCAAGGCGGCCGTCCTGAACGTGCTGTCGATCGCCGCGTCCTACGGCGTGGTCGTCGCCGTCTTCCAGTGGGGCTGGGGCGGTCCCGCTCTCGGGGTCCACGGCAAGGTGCCCATCGAGAGCTATGTGCCGATGATGATGTTCGCCATCGTCTTCGGTCTCAGCATGGACTACGAGATCTTCCTGCTGTCGCGTGTCCACGAGGCGTGGATCCGCACCGGGGACGCCAAGGGGTCGGTCGCGCACGCCCTGGAGATCACGGCCCGGGTCATCACCTGTGCCGCGCTGATCATGGTGAGCGTGTTCGCGGCGTTCCTCCTCAGCGACAACATCGTGGTCAAGATGCTCGGGCTGGGGCTGGCCGTCAGCGTGCTCATCGACGCGACCGTCGTACGGCTGCTCATGGTGCCGGCGGTGATGACGCTGCTCGGGCGGCATGCCTGGTGGATGCCGCGGTGGCTCGACCGGGTGGTGCCGCACATCGACGCCGAGGGGTCGAAGGCCGAGGCGCGCTCCGCTTCCTGA
- a CDS encoding EamA family transporter, with amino-acid sequence MNATTTRGALLAALACVLVGGSFTANSVLGDYPYAGGQFLRYGLACLLLLPAAGKGAADRLRALTPRQWGRLALLAAVGMVGFNLAVLAAERTAEPAVPGVFVGCAPVVVAVLVPLLDGRGPQRPVLYGALLVAVGAFTVQGWGRTDSTGIAFSVCAVAALESAVIGLLADGGGWLRRPDGVETAALLWQAVVVTVVGFVCWYMGMQRIGAERATLFSGLIPVAAACTAPLAGTGSYGLPQAAGSALVGLGVALGSGVLRRAAGERRSRERAFRGNGRPEYRGVRVPERPE; translated from the coding sequence ATGAACGCCACCACCACACGCGGAGCCCTGCTCGCCGCGCTCGCCTGCGTCCTCGTCGGAGGGTCCTTCACCGCCAACAGCGTCCTGGGCGACTACCCGTACGCCGGCGGCCAGTTCCTGCGGTACGGACTGGCCTGTCTGTTACTGCTCCCCGCCGCCGGGAAGGGCGCCGCCGACCGGCTGCGGGCCCTGACACCCCGCCAGTGGGGCCGTCTCGCCCTCCTCGCCGCGGTCGGCATGGTCGGTTTCAACCTGGCCGTCCTGGCCGCCGAGCGCACGGCGGAACCGGCCGTGCCCGGCGTGTTCGTGGGGTGTGCGCCGGTGGTCGTCGCCGTACTCGTCCCCCTCCTGGACGGGCGAGGGCCGCAACGACCGGTGCTGTACGGGGCGTTGCTAGTGGCCGTCGGCGCCTTCACGGTGCAGGGCTGGGGGCGCACGGACAGCACGGGCATCGCCTTCTCGGTCTGCGCCGTCGCCGCGCTGGAGTCGGCGGTGATCGGGCTGCTGGCCGACGGGGGCGGGTGGCTGCGGCGGCCCGACGGCGTCGAGACGGCCGCGCTGCTGTGGCAGGCGGTGGTGGTCACCGTCGTGGGCTTCGTGTGCTGGTACATGGGCATGCAGCGGATCGGCGCGGAACGCGCCACCCTGTTCTCCGGCCTCATCCCGGTGGCGGCGGCCTGCACCGCACCGCTCGCCGGCACGGGCTCCTACGGACTCCCACAGGCGGCGGGCAGCGCACTGGTGGGGCTCGGGGTGGCACTCGGGTCGGGGGTGCTGAGGCGCGCGGCAGGCGAGCGCCGTTCACGGGAGCGGGCCTTTCGGGGGAACGGGCGGCCGGAGTACCGCGGCGTCCGCGTGCCTGAAAGGCCGGAATGA
- a CDS encoding chitosanase encodes MRHPSAPATRRTVLALFGAALVTTPLLQPSHATASARATGLDDPAKKEIAMQLVSSAENSSLDWKAQYQYIEDIGDGRGYTAGIIGFCSGTGDMLDLVELYAARKPGNVLQKYLPALREVDGSDSHDGLDPGFPGDWRRAARDAEFRRVQDDERDRVYFDPAVRQGKADGLRVLGQFAYYDAIVMHGDGGDPTSFRNIRKRALRTAKPPAQGGDEVTYLHAFLDARVWAMKQEEAHSDTSRVDTAQRVFLNRRNLDLNPPLDWKVYGDSYHIG; translated from the coding sequence GTGAGACACCCCTCGGCCCCGGCCACCCGCCGCACCGTGCTGGCGCTGTTCGGCGCGGCTCTCGTGACCACCCCGCTGCTCCAGCCGTCGCACGCCACGGCGTCCGCGCGGGCGACCGGGCTCGACGACCCGGCGAAGAAGGAGATCGCCATGCAGCTCGTGTCGAGCGCGGAGAACTCCTCGCTCGACTGGAAGGCGCAGTACCAGTACATCGAGGACATCGGCGACGGCCGCGGCTACACGGCGGGCATCATCGGGTTCTGCTCCGGCACCGGCGACATGCTGGACCTCGTCGAGCTCTACGCCGCCCGCAAGCCCGGCAACGTCCTCCAGAAGTACCTGCCGGCCCTGCGCGAGGTCGACGGCTCCGACTCGCACGACGGGCTCGACCCCGGCTTCCCCGGCGACTGGCGCCGGGCGGCGCGGGACGCCGAGTTCCGCCGGGTCCAGGACGACGAGCGCGACCGGGTGTACTTCGACCCGGCGGTCCGGCAGGGCAAGGCGGACGGGCTGCGGGTGCTGGGCCAGTTCGCGTACTACGACGCGATCGTCATGCACGGCGACGGCGGTGACCCCACGAGCTTCCGCAACATCCGCAAGCGGGCCCTGCGGACGGCGAAGCCGCCGGCGCAGGGCGGTGACGAGGTGACGTACCTCCACGCGTTCCTGGACGCACGGGTGTGGGCCATGAAGCAGGAGGAGGCACACAGCGACACGAGCCGGGTCGACACGGCCCAGCGCGTCTTCCTGAACCGGCGCAACCTCGATCTGAACCCGCCGCTGGACTGGAAGGTGTACGGCGACAGCTACCACATCGGCTGA